The following coding sequences lie in one Mercenaria mercenaria strain notata chromosome 5, MADL_Memer_1, whole genome shotgun sequence genomic window:
- the LOC128557436 gene encoding uncharacterized protein LOC128557436 → MSTVTTSEVTIRQSKPEDVKLLMEFAEDFEWDLSMYDHLSYIKIDPNYLIVAADRNDEPVGFCGVSQNAPNTVYFGNFIVRKDLRKRGIGRLLWKAMLEKAGDQNIVLDGGPDMADWYIAHGFPFQAYKVQFCVVKVTSDMKQGIQTSYDTVTLTENMWPALMEYDRQVYPTFDRTRILRAWFSGELVRVAVAMKAGKIVGYGSIHRKPNNEYGLRNVFGDNEDVIEALLHNMLSGLPIGTVVHFMILEDKPLPKYIQHSVAVEETAIRMFNKVKIEANTDKIWLATAHIV, encoded by the exons ATGTCAACGGTGACTACGAGCGAGGTAACTATCCGACAAAGTAAACCAGAAGATGTGAAGCTTTTGATGGAGTTTGCTGAAGATTTTGAGTGGGATCTATCTATGTATGACCATTTGTCATACATTAAAATTGACCCAAATTATCTGATTGTTGCTGCAGACAGAAATGACGAGCCAGTAG GATTTTGTGGTGTAAGTCAGAATGCTCCGAATACTGTTTACTTTGGTAACTTCATTGTGCGGAAAGATCTCCGAAAAAGAGGCATTGGACGGTTGCTATGGAAGGCCATGTTAGAGAAGGCCGGCGATCAGAATATTGTTCTGGACGGGGGCCCAGACATGGCAGACTGGTACATAGCACACGGATTTCCCTTCCAGGCTTATAAAGTCCAATTTTGCGTGGTTAAAGTTACAAGCGACATGAAACAAGGTATTCAGACGTCATATGACACTGTGACACTTACTGAAAACATGTGGCCCGCTTTAATGGAATATGATAGGCAAGTGTATCCAACCTTTGACCGAACGAGGATTTTACGTGCCTGGTTTTCGGGAGAACTTGTTCGCGTTGCTGTTGCTATGAAAGCTGGGAAAATTGTAGGATATGGTAGCATTCATAGGAAACCGAATAATGAATATGGACTTCGAAATGTTTTTGGCGACAATGAAGATGTCATTGAAGCTCTTTTGCACAATATGCTTTCAGGATTACCAATAGGGACTGTTGTTCACTTCATGATATTAGAAGACAAGCCTTTACCGAAATACATTCAACATAGTGTAGCGGTTGAGGAAACTGCTATTCGAATGTTTAACAAGGTCAAAATTGAAGCCAACACTGATAAGATATGGCTTGCAACTGCACATATAGTTTAG